CTTCTCCAGTTCATCCTTCACCCTGATGACATGCTGAGCAACCGGCAACAATGATGATTTAGAGCCAACCGTATTAATTTCGCGCAGCATCTCCTGAATAATAAAATCGAGTTTTTTACCGCGAGCGCCTTTGCCGCCTGCCACCGTGGCACAAAACTGCTGACAATGGCTTTTAAAACGTACAATCTCCTCGGTAACATCCGCCTTTTCAGCCTGTTGCGCAGCTTCCTGATAAATACGGTTTTCATCCACGAGGCCAACACCATCAAGAAGCTCCGTGATACGACCGACAAGCCGATCACGAAGAATAGCGGGCAGCGTTTTCACGCATTCGGTTACCTCCCCAATCAGCCCTTCAAGCAGTTGGCAACGTCCCAAAAGCTCGACCTTTAACGCCTCCCCCTCTGCGGTCTGCATCGCCACCATCATCTCCAATGCCTGTTCGACTGCAGCCAGATATGCGTCCGTATGGCTGCGCATCAACGCAGGATCTGGCATGGTCTGCAGAACGTCCCGTTGGCCGACAATCAGGCTTAAGGGGATATCACCATCCTGCAGAGCAAGGTCATGCTGCAGGGTCTCAAACAGCTCCTTATACGCTTTCGCAAGCCCCCTGTTTACCTGAACGGCCTGCTCCCCTGCATCAGGAGCAACACTTACCTGAAGATTCAGATCCACCTTGCCGCGCAAAAGCCTCTGCTGAACTTTTCTGCGCACCAGAGGCTCCAGATGGGAGCACATGGACGGTGCTTTAAAACGAAAGTCCAGGTAACGGGAGTTAACGGACCGGACAGTAACCTCAACCGCATAAGGGCCGATCTCGGCCCGCGATTCCCCATAACCGGTCATACTAAGCAAATCATGCACCATACCAAAGCCCACCCCTTACGAAAGAAGCTCACCCCTGATCAGATCAGCAAAAGTTTCCCGCTGGCGGATCACCCGGTAGTGATCGCCGGTAACCAGAATTTCAGGCACCCGTGGACGGGAGTTATAATTTGACGACATGGTAAACCCGTAGGCACCGGCACTCATAACTGCCAGCAAATCACCCTGGCAAACCGACGGCAGGGGGCGATCCTGCGCAAGAAAATCCCCCGATTCGCATATGGGGCCCACCACATCAACAGGTTGAAGATCAGCGGAATCGCCGCTGGCTGCCCGGTTCACAGGAATGATATTCTGATAAGCACCATAGAGGCTGGGTCGTACCAGATCATTCATCCCAGCGTCGACTATGACAAATTTCTTGGTCGCCCCCAGTTTGGTGTAAAGAACCTTGGTCACCATAATGCCGGCATTGCCGACCAGCACCCGACCGGGTTCCATAATCAGGGTACATTGCAAATCACCGAGTACATCGATAACCGCCTCGGCATACTCCTTGGGCAGCGGCGGGACTTCGGCATCATAGGTGATTCCCAGGCCGCCGCCAATATCAAGAAAACGAATCTCCATGTCAAGCCGGCGCAAAGACTCAACCAGCAATTTAACCCGAATCATGGCATCGCGAAAGGGGCTGACCTGGGTCAGTTGGGAACCTATGTGACAATCGACGCCAATCACCTCAACATGAGGAAGCCTGGCAGCAATTTGAAACTGTGTCATGGCTTCGGCCATGGGTACACCGAATTTATTGCCGCTCAGCCCGGTAGAAATATACGGGTGGGTCTGGGGATCAACATCGGGATTAACCCGAATAGACACGGGAGCAACCCGGCCCATTTTTCCCGCAATGCCATTAATGGCTTCCAACTCCTGTGAAGACTCGACATTAAACATCAAAATTCCGGCGTCGAGCGCCGCGCTGATCTCTGCGGCTGTTTTGCCAACCCCGGAAAAAACAATTTTTGCCGCGGGCACCCCGGCCTTTAAAGCGCGGAACAGCTCACCACCGGAGACCACGTCACAACCGCTGCCAAAACCGGCAAAAAGGGAAATAACACTGAGGTTGGAACAGGCTTTGACGGAGTAGCAGACAAGATGATCAATGCCGGCAAACGCCTCATCAAAAACCTGATAATGGCGGCTGAGAGTCTCCTGACTATAGAGATAAAAAGGAGTGCCCTGCTGGCGGGCGATCTCAGCAACCGGAACCTGCTCGCAGAACAATTCATCATTTTTATACAAAAAAGTATGCATTGCCCCTCTCTTTCTTCGGTAATGATCCAAGCGTTACTTCACCAAAACCTTTTGTTCCGGTGACAAATCGCTTTCGTTGTGTCTGGCCGATGAATCAACGGCCGATATACGATAACCATATTGCCGGCCCGCCATAATGGCAGAATCAAAATAATCGGTTGCCGGTGGCGGTAGCTCGAGAATATAGGATTTTCCCGTATCAACTTCATATTTATAGACTCGATAGAACAGGAGATCAGGTTCCCGGCTCGCCTGCCATATCAACTGGACACCTCCCTGGTGGGCAAAGGCCGTAAAGCCCTGGACAGGTCCAGGAACGGTATAATCACCGGGGACCACCGCAACCGGCTGCGACAGCCGGCTTTCCCAAGGTGTTCCCTGATAGGTCGAAACCGTGGTAACCGCATAGGTATAGGATTGCCAGTCCTTAAGCCCCACATCAACAAGCTGGCGATCGGTAAGTATTTCAGGCGTAATCCTCAACCAGTCACCATCTTCTCCCTGCCGGTAGCCCCGGTAACCGTAAATCTCAGGAACTACCGAAGATGAGGATTCGCTCTTTGGCGCCATCCAGGTCACGGTGACCACCGAGGCACCGGGGTCACACTGAACCTCAGCGGGAGGGCCATAGGCATCAAAGCCATACACCTTAATCTTATTGGAAGGTTCACTTTGCCAACCATAACGGTTGACAGAAAGCACTTTTATCGCCTGCAGCTGATCAGCAGCCACGGCAGGCAAGGGATAATAGATCCGATCGCCTAGACGATGACCTTTTTCCGGCCGAGAAACGGCAACCTTGGCCAAAACAGCAAACCCTTCATCACAAAAAACACAGCCCTCATCACCCTGTTTCAGGGTTTTGGCAAAGACAACAAACTCCTTAATATCGGCAGGCCGGGAGCCATCGGTGTTTTCGCCGGGGACACTCCAGACCAGAAAGCGCGCTCCAGGCCTGACATCAAGGTTTACATCGGTTATTGCCTTGGGCACCACCAGGCGGCGTGGCCGTGGATCAGCCTTTTTGCCACAGCCAGCCACTAGCGGCAGCAGCAAAATCAAAACCATACCATAACGGAGCACGTTCATTCTCCCATCTCCTCCCTTACGCCTTTTGCCACAACTGCTTGACCCGCTCAAGTTGCAGGGATACCTGCCGGCGGGCAGTACCGCCATAGACATCCTTACTTTGCACGGCGTCGTCAGCGGAAAGCAACGATTCAACCCCAGCATCTAAAAAAGGTGAAAACCGCAGCCAGTCATCGGCTCCAAGATCACTGAAAGCCAGGCCTTTATCCACACAGGAGGCAACAATATTGCCAACAATCTCATGTGCCTGGCGGAAAGGAAGCCCACGGCGCACCAGGTAATCAGCTATTTCGGTAGCGGTTGAAAACCCGGCTTCAGCCTGCGAAGCCATCTTTTGCTGTTTAACCGACATGGTCGCAACCAATGGCGCCATAATTGCCAGCGATGCCTTGACCGTATCAACGGCATCAAAGAGAGGCTCTTTATCCTCCTGCATATCCTTATTGTAGGCCAGCGGCAGGGCTTTCATGGTGACCAGCAGTGAAACCAGCGAGCCGATCACCCGGCCGCATTTGCCACGAATCAATTCCGGAACATCGGGGTTTTTCTTCTGGGGCATAATGCTGCTGCCGGTACAGAAGGAATCTGCCAAGGAGATGAAGTCAAACTGCACCGTAGACCAGAGAACCAGCTCTTCACAAAAACGGGAAAGATGAACCATGATCAAGGCTGCAGCAAAAAGCATCTCCAGCACACCGTCACGGTCACTGACGGCATCCATGCTATTGGCAGTCAGTCCGGCAAAGCCAAGTTCATCCGCTACCTGCTGGCGGTCAATGGCAAAACTTGTTCCAGCCAAGGCACCAGCGCCTAACGGCAACACGTCACTTTGCTTTTCAAGGTTTTCCAGGCGGCCATAATCTCGCCCGAACATCTCGACATAGGCAAGCAAATGGTGGGAAAAAAGCACCGGCTGCGCCTGCTGCAGATGGGTAAAACCAGGCATGACCACCGGCAATGATCGCTCTGCCTGGTCGATAAAGGCACCAATCAGCTGACGCAACGACTCCTTGATCTCCGGAACCTCCTTTTTCAAGTAGAGACGAATATCAAGGGCTACCTGGTCGTTGCGACTGCGGGCGGTATGCAACTTGCCCGCCAACTCCGCCCCGATCATGGCAGACAAACGGGATTCGATATTCATGTGAATATCTTCCAGGGGCACCGAAAAGACAAACTCACCGCTTTCAATTTCCTTAAGGATGGCCTGCAGGCCGGCAATAATCTGCTCCCCCTCCTGCAAGCTGATAACCTTACAGGAAGTCAGCATCCGGCAATGAGCAATGCTCCCCCGGATATCCTCGCGGTAGAGTCGCTGATCAAAGCCGATAGAAGCAGTAAAATCTTCCACCAGTTTATCCGTCCGCTCAGAAAACCTGCCGCCCCATGGTTTCTCTGTACTCACTATCAACCTCGCTCATATAATCAGTTTCAGACATGATAATCTTGATGGCATTCACCGCTGACGAGGGCCGAAAATTGCCGAACCGACCCTGACCATCGTCGCTCCCTCCTCCACAGCCACCACAAAATCATGGGACATTCCCATGGAAAGATGACGAAATACCCGCTGGTCAGCCAATCCCCGGGCAACCAGGCGATCACGCAAGTTGCGCAGTTGCTGATAATACGCTCGCCCTTGCTCCGGGTCAACCGTAAAGGGGGGGATTGTCATTAAACCGCCAACGGACAGGCGCGGAAATCCGGCAAGCTCTTCCATGAAAAAGGGAAGCTCAGCCGGCAACACCCCTGATTTTGACACCTCATCCCCTAGCTTGACTTGCAGAAGAACTGAGGTAACAACCTGATCCTGCTCGGCTTTTTTTTGCAGAAGCCTGGCCAGGGCCACTGAATCGAGACAATGGAAGAGATGAAAACGGGAACTCCAGAAACGGACTTTATTCCGCTGCAAATGACCGATAAAATGCCAGCACAGGTCTGGATAGGTGGCCGACAGCGATATTTTTTGCAATGCGTCCTGCATGTAATTCTCACCAAAATGGCGAATACCCAAACGGTAAGCAGGCAGAATTTCCTCCCAGCTGAACGTTTTAGAAACGGCAATCAGCGTCACATCAGCAGGGTCCCGGGCCACCCGCTGACAGGCGGCCACAATCTCTTGCTGCACGGCAGCAAGACGCGCTGCAAGCGAATCGTGCCCCTGGCCATCATGACTATGCTCCATGGCAGCCTACCTCGACAACGCCCATATCCATCAATTCGGCAACCACCAGATGAACCGGGAGACCGATAACCGTTGAAGGAGAACCATGAATATCGGCAATAAAAGAACCGCCAATACCCTGCAACGCATACGAGCCGGCTTTATCCATCGGCTCACCGGTTGCGACGTAGGCAGCTATTAAAGCCGGCGACAGAGGCATCAGCCGGACTCTGGTTTGATCCATGGACGTCTGCGAAACGCCTCTGCCCCGGTGGATGATCGTAAAAGCAGTATACACTGTATGCCACCTTCCGGCGAGAGAGGCAAGCATTTCACAAGCTTCCAAAGCTGATCGTGGCTTACCAAGCATCACCCCATCATCACGCACAACGATGGTATCTGCAGCCAACACCCAGTTGCCCCCTTGATGATCAGCAACCGCAGCAGCCTTTGCCGCCGCCAACCGCTGAACATAGAGGGCAGGAATCTCCCCTGCATGCATTGATTCATCTACGGCGGCAGCCATTACCGTGAATTCCAGGCCGAGATTCTGCAGCAAATCCTGTCGACGCGGGGAAAGGGAGGCCAAGATAAACCCCTCCTTGCACGTCAACAGGGGATGTGAGAACTGAAGTAGAGAAGTTGCAGCCATGGATACGGACATTTTATCTTTTATTACAATAGGTTGCTAGCATCACCAAGCGAATGCACCGGCCATTACGCCCCATGGGCCGGTGGCTCGGGTTTTCCAAAACCCTTCAAGGCGACAAGGAGAGCAAGACCGCACAAAAACAGGACAACACTGATCCATTGGGAAGTGGAGAACAACCACCAGCCGCCCCGCTGATCGCCGCGAAAGAATTCAATGGTAAAACGCCCAACGGGATACAGAAGAAGATAGAGGACAGCTGACTGACCAACAAAAGACCGATGATGGCGGTGCCATGCCAGAATTACAAAAAGCAGCCCGTTGGCGACCGCATGATAGATCTGGGTCGGATGCAGGGCAACGTGCAACGGTGCGAGGCTGGCGGGATCGGAAAATATCAACGCAAAAGGGAGACCACAGTGACCGCCATAACAGCAACCAGCAGCCAGGCACCCAAGGCGGCCGATCGCCTGGGCCAAAGCCAGGGCCGGCGCAGCGATATCAGCCACCTGCATAACAGCAAGGTGGTGGATGCGCAGCTTGATATAAACCGCGGCCACCGCCGCGAGAAAGCCACCGTAGAACACCAGCCCTCCCTGCCAGATGTACAAGATCTCCAAGGGATGGCTACGGTAATAGGAACTATTGATCAAAACGTAAAGGATTCTAGCGCCGATTATGGCAAACAACAGGGCATAAAAAAAAAGGTCATAGATAAGATCGGGGGCTAGTCCTTCTTTTTTTCCCGCCTGTACCGCATAGATCATGGCCATGAGAAAACCGATTGCCACCAACAGGCCATAGGTGTGAATGGTCAGCCCACCCCATTTAATCAATACTGGATGCATTATCAGAACTATTCTGCCTGAAGGTAGCCACAAGCATCAGCAGCACACCTATGGTAATAGCCGAATCGGCAACGTTAAAGGCCGGCCAGTGGTGGTGGTGCCAGTAAAAATCGAGAAAATCAACAACTTTGCCCAAGCGGGCCCGGTCGATCATATTGCCCACCGCCCCGCCAACAACAAGGCTGAAGGCAGTGGTTATCAACCAATGCATCTCCTTTTCCCGCCAATAATACCAGATCAGCAGCAGGACGGTGACCCCGGAAAGCAGCAGCAAGGCTGCAGACTTCCAGGCTGCGGCAACCTGGGAAAAAAGACCAAAGGCAACCCCTGAATTCAGCACCAGCGTCAGGGAAAAGCAACCATCAATAACCTTTAACGGGTACACCGGTGACAGGTAGGTCAGGGCCAGTATTTTACTCGCCTGATCCAGCATAATAACCAGCCCCGCTATCCAGACCAATGGTATCAGACGCTTCACCTGGAGATTCATCCATCAACTCTGAGGTAGAACACCAGGCAGACTAGCGGGAATCCCTGGCCCGGGCCAGGATAGACTGGGCTTTCAGCCGCAGGGCATTCAACTTGATAAAACCCTCGGCATCCTGCTGGTCATAGACGGTATCTTCCTCAAAGGTGGCCAGTTCCGGATTATAGAGACTCTGGGGTGATTTTCTCCCCACCACGATGCAGTTGCCCTTATACAGCTTTACCCGGACGGTGCCTGAAACGTTCTGCTGCGTATGGTCGATAAGGGTCTGCATGGCCAGCCGCTCAGGGGCAAACCAGAAGCCATTATAGATCAGGCGGGCATATTCCGGCACCAGGGAGTCCCGCAAAAACATCACCTCCCGGTCCATGGTAATCGATTCCATCGCCCGGTGCGCATGATAGAGGATGGTACCGCCGGGAGTTTCGTAGACACCGCGTGACTTCATGCCTACGAACCGATTTTCCACCAGATCAACCCGGCCGATACCGTTTTCCCCACCCAGCTCGTTAAGACGCTGCAGCAATGCTGCCGGCCCCATCCTTTCACCATCAAGCGCCACCGGATCGCCATGCTGAAAGTCAATTTCGACATAGGTTGCCCTATCGGGAGCCTGCTCAGGAGAAACCGAAAGAACAAACATGTCTTCCGGCGGTTCGTTCCACGGATCCTCAAGCACTCCTCCCTCAAAGCTGATGTGCAGCAGATTCCGGTCGCTGCTGTAAGGTTTTTCTTTGGAAACCGGAATAGGAATGCCATTATGACGGGCATAATCAATCAACTTCTCCCGCGAGTTGAGATCCCAGGTCCGCCACGGAGCAATAACCGTTATTCCGGGCTCCATGGCATGGTAGGCAAGTTCAAAACGCACCTGATCATTCCCCTTGCCGGTAGCGCCATGGGCGACGGCATCCGCCCCCACCTGGCGGGCAATCTCGATCTGCCGCTTGGCAATCAGCGGCCGGGCAATGGAAGTCCCCAGCAGATAGGTTCCCTCATAAATGGCGTTGCCACGGAACATGGGAAAAACATAATCGGCGACAAATTCATCCCGGAGATCATCAACAAACACCTGACTGGCACCGGTCGCCATCGCCTTCTCTTCTATCCCGGCAAGCTCTTTTCCCTGGCCGAGCTCGGCGGCATAGGCAACCACCTCACATTGATACTCGTTTTTCAACCATTTCAGGATGACCGAGGTATCCAAGCCACCGGAATAAGCCAGAACAATCTTTTTAACGGCTTTCATCTTCTCCCCCTAATAAACGAACAAGCAGTGCTTTCTGGACATGCAGGCGGTTTTCAGCCTGGGTGAAAATAAGCTCCTGGAAACGCGAAAAAACCGCTGCGGAAATTTCCTCCCCACGATGGGCAGGCAGGCAATGGAGCACCATAGCTGCTGGGTCAGCCACGGCCAGCAACGCATCGTTAACCTGAAACGGGGCAAAAACCTGGCGCCTGGCTGCGGCCTCTTCTTCCTGCCCCATGCTGGCCCAAACATCGGTATTAATCACTTGGGCATCCCTGGCCGCTTCCAGCGGATCGGCCACTACCTTAATCGTACTCCCATGGCTCTTGTCAGCCAATGCCATGATGGCTGAATCAGGGTGGTAGCCAGCCGGACACGCCAGGGTCAAATCAAAACCGAAACGCAGCGCTCCATGGATCCAGGAGTTGGCCATATTGTTGCCGTCACCAATATAAGCAACTTTCATCGAGCGTATCTCGCCCAGCCGCTCCTGGATCGTGAAGATATCGGCAAGTACCTGACTGGGATGCAACAGGTCGGTCAGCCCGTTGATCACCGGCACGGTGGCATGCCGGGCCAGGCACACAACGTCATCCTGTGAAAAGGTTCTGATCATGATCCCGTCAACATAACGGGATAAAACACGGGCCGTATCTTCAATGGGCTCCCCCCGCCCCAGTTGGGTATCATGGCGGCTGAGAAAAAGTGCCTGCCCTCCAAGCTGGAACATACCCACTTCAAAAGAAACTCTGGTTCTCGTGGAAGCTTTTTCAAAAATCATTGCCAGCGTCCTGCCAGCAAGTCGTGAACGACGCGGTAAACGCTCGGCCTTCAGTACCGTGGCTAGGGACAAAACATCCCGCAAATCCCCTGCCGGCCAACTGTATAAATCAAGGAAATCCTTGTTTTTCCTGCTCATGGCAGCACCTCATCAAGGACCGTCATCAACGTCTCAATGTCCGCTTCAGTGACAATCAGGGGGGGGGTCAGGCGCAGCGTCTGCTCACCGGCCGGCCCAACCAGAATGCCCCGTTCCAGACAGCGTTGAATAATATCCCCCACCGGAACCCCGAGATCAACTCCCACCATCAGGCCAAGCCCCCTTATCTCCTTGATACAGGCATGGCGCTCTCTCAGCGTCTCAAGGCGTCCCGTCAGATAGACTCCCTGCCGCTGGCAATTAGCCAGAATATCATCGGTGTCAATGGCCTTCAAGGAGGCAAGAGCCGCGCTGCAGGCCAAGGGATTGCCACCAAATGTCGAAGCATGACTGCCGGGACCAAAGATGTTGGCGACCTTGTCGGTGGCCAGCATCGCACCGATGGGAAAACCAGCTCCCAGGGCCTTGGCCAGCGTCATAATGTCCGGCGTCATGCCGCTGTGCTGATGGGCAAACAGCCGGCCGGTCCGCCCCAACCCGGTCTGAACCTCATCCAGGATAAGCAGAAGACCATGATCATCACAGATGCGGCGCAGCTCCTGCAGATAACCGGGCCGAGGAACAACAACTCCGCCCTCTCCCTGGACCGGCTCAACCATAACGGCACAGGTTTTACTGGTAATCGCCCTGACCACCGCCTGGGGATCATCAAAGGGCACATAGGTAAAACCTGTCAGCAGCGGCTGGTAACCAAGCTGGATCTTTTCTTGTCCGGTAGCCGAAAGAGTAGCCATCGTCCGACCATGAAATGAGCGCTGCATGGTGATAATTTCGCCTTCAGCAACACCCCGAACCTCATGGCCATAACGCCGGGCGAGCTTAATCGCCGCTTCATTCGCCTCCGCCCCGGAATTACAGAAAAAAACTTTTTGCGCAAACGATTTGCAGCAAAGCTCCGCCGCCAGACTGGCCTGCGGCTCTATATAATACAGATTGGAAACGTGAAGCAATCTCTTGGCCTGCTCGGCAATGGCATGGGTAACCAGGGAATGGCAATGGCCCAGATTGCAGACGGCAATCCCGGCGAGAAAATCAAGGTATTCCCGACCATCCGCATCCCAGAGCTTCATCCCCCGACCACGGACCAACGCCACGGGATAGCGCCGGTAGGTAGGGGCAACATGAGCATCGCTAAGGGTGAAGATTTCTTGAGAATTCATGGGCATTCAATCCGCTTCATTCTTACAGGGTCAGTCCCGGAACTTTAATGCCGCCGGTTACTTTTCCCAACTCAGCAGCCATCATCTCCCCTGCTTCCTTTAACGCCTTATTGGCCGCGGCAACAACCAGATCCTGCAGCATCTCAATATCATCGGGGTCAACCACCTGAGGCTCAATGGCAATG
The sequence above is a segment of the Candidatus Anaeroferrophillus wilburensis genome. Coding sequences within it:
- a CDS encoding acetylornithine transaminase, coding for MNSQEIFTLSDAHVAPTYRRYPVALVRGRGMKLWDADGREYLDFLAGIAVCNLGHCHSLVTHAIAEQAKRLLHVSNLYYIEPQASLAAELCCKSFAQKVFFCNSGAEANEAAIKLARRYGHEVRGVAEGEIITMQRSFHGRTMATLSATGQEKIQLGYQPLLTGFTYVPFDDPQAVVRAITSKTCAVMVEPVQGEGGVVVPRPGYLQELRRICDDHGLLLILDEVQTGLGRTGRLFAHQHSGMTPDIMTLAKALGAGFPIGAMLATDKVANIFGPGSHASTFGGNPLACSAALASLKAIDTDDILANCQRQGVYLTGRLETLRERHACIKEIRGLGLMVGVDLGVPVGDIIQRCLERGILVGPAGEQTLRLTPPLIVTEADIETLMTVLDEVLP
- the lgt gene encoding prolipoprotein diacylglyceryl transferase, with protein sequence MIKWGGLTIHTYGLLVAIGFLMAMIYAVQAGKKEGLAPDLIYDLFFYALLFAIIGARILYVLINSSYYRSHPLEILYIWQGGLVFYGGFLAAVAAVYIKLRIHHLAVMQVADIAAPALALAQAIGRLGCLAAGCCYGGHCGLPFALIFSDPASLAPLHVALHPTQIYHAVANGLLFVILAWHRHHRSFVGQSAVLYLLLYPVGRFTIEFFRGDQRGGWWLFSTSQWISVVLFLCGLALLVALKGFGKPEPPAHGA
- a CDS encoding YbaB/EbfC family nucleoid-associated protein, whose product is MAKGMGNLLKQAQQMQAKMAKIQEEVGAKTVEATAGGGMVTVVANGKQEIISIAIEPQVVDPDDIEMLQDLVVAAANKALKEAGEMMAAELGKVTGGIKVPGLTL
- a CDS encoding YicC family protein, whose product is MVHDLLSMTGYGESRAEIGPYAVEVTVRSVNSRYLDFRFKAPSMCSHLEPLVRRKVQQRLLRGKVDLNLQVSVAPDAGEQAVQVNRGLAKAYKELFETLQHDLALQDGDIPLSLIVGQRDVLQTMPDPALMRSHTDAYLAAVEQALEMMVAMQTAEGEALKVELLGRCQLLEGLIGEVTECVKTLPAILRDRLVGRITELLDGVGLVDENRIYQEAAQQAEKADVTEEIVRFKSHCQQFCATVAGGKGARGKKLDFIIQEMLREINTVGSKSSLLPVAQHVIRVKDELEKLREQVQNVA
- the argF gene encoding ornithine carbamoyltransferase; translated protein: MSRKNKDFLDLYSWPAGDLRDVLSLATVLKAERLPRRSRLAGRTLAMIFEKASTRTRVSFEVGMFQLGGQALFLSRHDTQLGRGEPIEDTARVLSRYVDGIMIRTFSQDDVVCLARHATVPVINGLTDLLHPSQVLADIFTIQERLGEIRSMKVAYIGDGNNMANSWIHGALRFGFDLTLACPAGYHPDSAIMALADKSHGSTIKVVADPLEAARDAQVINTDVWASMGQEEEAAARRQVFAPFQVNDALLAVADPAAMVLHCLPAHRGEEISAAVFSRFQELIFTQAENRLHVQKALLVRLLGGEDESR
- the maf gene encoding septum formation protein Maf → MAATSLLQFSHPLLTCKEGFILASLSPRRQDLLQNLGLEFTVMAAAVDESMHAGEIPALYVQRLAAAKAAAVADHQGGNWVLAADTIVVRDDGVMLGKPRSALEACEMLASLAGRWHTVYTAFTIIHRGRGVSQTSMDQTRVRLMPLSPALIAAYVATGEPMDKAGSYALQGIGGSFIADIHGSPSTVIGLPVHLVVAELMDMGVVEVGCHGA
- a CDS encoding argininosuccinate synthase; the protein is MKAVKKIVLAYSGGLDTSVILKWLKNEYQCEVVAYAAELGQGKELAGIEEKAMATGASQVFVDDLRDEFVADYVFPMFRGNAIYEGTYLLGTSIARPLIAKRQIEIARQVGADAVAHGATGKGNDQVRFELAYHAMEPGITVIAPWRTWDLNSREKLIDYARHNGIPIPVSKEKPYSSDRNLLHISFEGGVLEDPWNEPPEDMFVLSVSPEQAPDRATYVEIDFQHGDPVALDGERMGPAALLQRLNELGGENGIGRVDLVENRFVGMKSRGVYETPGGTILYHAHRAMESITMDREVMFLRDSLVPEYARLIYNGFWFAPERLAMQTLIDHTQQNVSGTVRVKLYKGNCIVVGRKSPQSLYNPELATFEEDTVYDQQDAEGFIKLNALRLKAQSILARARDSR
- the lspA gene encoding signal peptidase II, translated to MKRLIPLVWIAGLVIMLDQASKILALTYLSPVYPLKVIDGCFSLTLVLNSGVAFGLFSQVAAAWKSAALLLLSGVTVLLLIWYYWREKEMHWLITTAFSLVVGGAVGNMIDRARLGKVVDFLDFYWHHHHWPAFNVADSAITIGVLLMLVATFRQNSSDNASSID
- a CDS encoding YggS family pyridoxal phosphate-dependent enzyme; the protein is MEHSHDGQGHDSLAARLAAVQQEIVAACQRVARDPADVTLIAVSKTFSWEEILPAYRLGIRHFGENYMQDALQKISLSATYPDLCWHFIGHLQRNKVRFWSSRFHLFHCLDSVALARLLQKKAEQDQVVTSVLLQVKLGDEVSKSGVLPAELPFFMEELAGFPRLSVGGLMTIPPFTVDPEQGRAYYQQLRNLRDRLVARGLADQRVFRHLSMGMSHDFVVAVEEGATMVRVGSAIFGPRQR
- the argH gene encoding argininosuccinate lyase encodes the protein MSTEKPWGGRFSERTDKLVEDFTASIGFDQRLYREDIRGSIAHCRMLTSCKVISLQEGEQIIAGLQAILKEIESGEFVFSVPLEDIHMNIESRLSAMIGAELAGKLHTARSRNDQVALDIRLYLKKEVPEIKESLRQLIGAFIDQAERSLPVVMPGFTHLQQAQPVLFSHHLLAYVEMFGRDYGRLENLEKQSDVLPLGAGALAGTSFAIDRQQVADELGFAGLTANSMDAVSDRDGVLEMLFAAALIMVHLSRFCEELVLWSTVQFDFISLADSFCTGSSIMPQKKNPDVPELIRGKCGRVIGSLVSLLVTMKALPLAYNKDMQEDKEPLFDAVDTVKASLAIMAPLVATMSVKQQKMASQAEAGFSTATEIADYLVRRGLPFRQAHEIVGNIVASCVDKGLAFSDLGADDWLRFSPFLDAGVESLLSADDAVQSKDVYGGTARRQVSLQLERVKQLWQKA
- the lysA gene encoding diaminopimelate decarboxylase; this encodes MHTFLYKNDELFCEQVPVAEIARQQGTPFYLYSQETLSRHYQVFDEAFAGIDHLVCYSVKACSNLSVISLFAGFGSGCDVVSGGELFRALKAGVPAAKIVFSGVGKTAAEISAALDAGILMFNVESSQELEAINGIAGKMGRVAPVSIRVNPDVDPQTHPYISTGLSGNKFGVPMAEAMTQFQIAARLPHVEVIGVDCHIGSQLTQVSPFRDAMIRVKLLVESLRRLDMEIRFLDIGGGLGITYDAEVPPLPKEYAEAVIDVLGDLQCTLIMEPGRVLVGNAGIMVTKVLYTKLGATKKFVIVDAGMNDLVRPSLYGAYQNIIPVNRAASGDSADLQPVDVVGPICESGDFLAQDRPLPSVCQGDLLAVMSAGAYGFTMSSNYNSRPRVPEILVTGDHYRVIRQRETFADLIRGELLS